ACTGATCTGCTAAATTACCGGTTGCAGTATTGTCAATTTGCAGCTCTGCATTTAAACGCCCGCCCGTATCTAAAGCCAACTTAACCTGGCGAACCACTTCAATTGGGTTTTCTCCTGTAGTCAGGTTAAGGTAATTAGCAGCCAAGGATGCATTATTCTCACCTAAGGCTTTAATAAAGCCTTGCACCGTACTCCTAGGTGTCTGTCTACCAAAGGGATCTACCACATCCTCTTCTGTCACTACCTTTTGAGATGCAGCATCTGGATCTTCAGCATGAGCGCTAACAGATAACATCAATGCTAACAATAGCCCCATTATCAGCACTAAAAACTTAGCCTGCTGTGACCCTTGTTGCGTTTGGCCGCGCTGCCCCTGATTAGATTGTTGAGCAGGTATTTTCTTAGCGACTTGCTGCCCGCTTTCAGGGACAGACGAAGCGTTAGTGTTGTGTTTTGAAATAAGCATCTTTGACAGCCTAGAAGGTTGCAAGTTGAAAGGTTTGCTAATTTTAGCATGAGTTTGAAAGGTAACAAGGCAGTAAAAGTTTTCGTGTGCGCAAAAAGCATGATTTTGTTGCTGAGGTTGTATTTATAAGCGCCATTAGCTCTATTTTAAGATATCAATCTAAACTTTAGCATCACAGTATTAGGGTAATGTTGAATGTAACTAATGAAAGCATGAGCAAATATCGCTCTAATTTTTTTATTTTTTAACATTAATAAGTGATAATACTCTAGTATGTCTTGATTGTTAATTTTATTATTTTTAGGTAAGTATATGAACACCTGTTTTAGCCCTTTGTACAAAAGCTTGTTTTTAGTCAACCATAACTATCGCCAGCTTAGTTTAGCCACAAGTACGGCATTTATCGCCTCTTTAGCTTGCGCCCCTGCCCTAGCTGCTAACGGTGATGCTATAAATCTTGACGCTAATAGTCCACATATTACATTACCGACAACCACCATCACTGCTACCCGAAGCCCGACTGCGATTAACAATACCATCGCTCAAACGCGTGTGATTAAAAGTGAAGACTTAAAACATTTTCAGGGTCAAACCGCATTAGATGTTATCAAACGTCAGCCAGGTTTTAACTTCAAGCAAACTGGTGGCATGGGAACATCTAGCAACTTTTATGTGCGTGGCTATGATAATAAGCAAATTTTAGTACTAATTGACGGTGTACCTTTCAGGTCATTATCTACCGGTGAGCCTGCTTTAAACCTTATCTCTTCTGACCAGATTGATCGTATTGAAATATTATATGGTGCATCAGGCACTAGTATCTATGGCGCAGATGCCATGGGCGGTGTGATTCAAGTATTTACCAAAGGTTATAATGGTGACCACAGTCAGTTTTCTGTCACTGCCGGTGCTGGTAGTCATGATCATTATCAATATGGAGCGTCAGCTCAATTTAATAGCGACAGTGGTACTCGTCTAAGCTTGTCAGCGAACCGTAATGAAACCAAAGGCTATAATGCCACTTTCATTGATCATCCTTGGGGCATCTACAACCCAGACGACGATGGTTTTGAAAGTAACAACTATAGCTTACGCTTAGATCAAAAAATCAACGATGACATCAATGTTGGTATCAGTGGTTTGTATAGTGATTCAGAGACTGAATTTGATAATGGCTTAACCAACGGTAAAGATAACACCTTAGCTAAGCAAAAAAATGGGGCTGCTCAAGCCTATGCTAACTGGCGCTATATGCCTGGTTCAAACCTAAAACTAGCCTATGGTCACTCTATCGATAAGTCTGACAACCCAACTTACTCTAGTTATTACAATACTAAGCAAGATCAAATCAGCTTAGTTGGTCAACATGCTTTACCCGTAGGTACAGCCATTTATGGTGCTGAACATTTAAAACAAAAACTAGACTCAAACCAATACCAAACTGATGATCGTAA
Above is a window of Psychrobacter sp. FDAARGOS_221 DNA encoding:
- a CDS encoding TonB-dependent receptor domain-containing protein, with product MNTCFSPLYKSLFLVNHNYRQLSLATSTAFIASLACAPALAANGDAINLDANSPHITLPTTTITATRSPTAINNTIAQTRVIKSEDLKHFQGQTALDVIKRQPGFNFKQTGGMGTSSNFYVRGYDNKQILVLIDGVPFRSLSTGEPALNLISSDQIDRIEILYGASGTSIYGADAMGGVIQVFTKGYNGDHSQFSVTAGAGSHDHYQYGASAQFNSDSGTRLSLSANRNETKGYNATFIDHPWGIYNPDDDGFESNNYSLRLDQKINDDINVGISGLYSDSETEFDNGLTNGKDNTLAKQKNGAAQAYANWRYMPGSNLKLAYGHSIDKSDNPTYSSYYNTKQDQISLVGQHALPVGTAIYGAEHLKQKLDSNQYQTDDRKVTSGFLGYLVSYDNIDAQANVRYDDYSDFDDKTTYNLGAAYRFTPDFRIGANYAKGYRVPTFGDLYAWGGDPNLKPETSDNYEAFVDYTTVNQTTRLTGYINKLDDMIAGDENYQRKNYTKAKIEGVTFTTDWNIDDYLFGLSYDYQEAKDDGDKQDKGNYLPNRPKHKGLIYAGYQLADLDLRAEYEYVGHYYYDGTNNDKADNYGLFNISGNYQLSPNLSLSARLNNVFNKKYVTSPGYSTDDGTNFFTSLTYTWK